Part of the Bdellovibrionales bacterium genome is shown below.
CGCCTTCTGGACCTTCAGTCCAATTGCTTACTTTCTACTTTCTACTTTTGAAATTCCGGAGTTTTAGAATTATCATAGAGAAAATCCAAATCATCTTGAGTCAGCAATTTAGAAAATTCCAGAGCTGAAACTGTGCGCTTCAGCTGGTCCAAAGTTCGGGGGCCGATGATCAAAAAGTCAGCTCTTTGGTGAGCGAGCACATAAGCGTTAGCCACCTGGTCTGGAGTGTAGTTTGATTTGTGTGCGAGGTTAAATCCATCAGTGAATTCAATCACCCGCCGAAACCTGGCTTCATTGGAGTCGTGAAAGAGAGAGTCGTAGACATGTCCCCAGTACCGATCACCCTGATTTTTTAAGTTTAGCGCGTGGGATTTGGCTTCTTTCCAGGTTTTTGAGAAAATTGAAAAGCCTCCTAGCGGAGAGTAGGTCATCATTTTGATTCCCTTTTGAAACTCAGGATTCATCATCTCTCGGTGATAAACCTGAACTCCGCCCGAATGGATCGTGACCGAACTCATCTCCAGTATCGAAAAATAGGGACTGCTGACAACAGGCATCACTAACTGGGGATTTTCGAGGGCTGCATGTCGAGCCTCTTCAATTCTTTCGGGCAACCAATTTGAAAGCCCCAACATCATAAATTTCTCTTTGATGTCAGGGTGACTGAGAGCCTCCAATATATTTCGTGCTGGAGTGAACTGCCGATTGATTTTGTTATAATTTGAAAAATCAAGGTCGTCTCGGTGCATAAGGTAAATGGAAATACGTCCATTTAAGCGTTGCGAGGACCCTTCAATTTCTTCTTTCACATTTGATACGATTTGGTCCCTATTTCCTTTTAGGCGGCTCTCATAACTTCCCGGCCCAATATCAAATGGAAATCCCCCTTTTGTAATAACATAAAGATCATCCCTATTTTGCGCTTTCAGCCACTGTCCAAGCTGGTCCTCAATGGAGTTAACGTAAATTGGTGCCGTATCAAACATGTTGATACCTTGAGCAACGGCCTCGTTTAACACAGCCACTGCTTGTTCATGTGGAATCTTGCCCAAATGATCCGTTCCCATAATCAAACGAGAAATTCTTAATTGGGGTCCAGTTGGATTCTCTAAGTTTACGTATTCCATCTTTGCCTGACTAGTAAATGGCAAACAGGAACTAAAAAGAAAAAAAAGAAAAATTAAATGCTTCCCATAAATCAAATCCAGTTTATAAGCTTTGTGATCCATTGTTCACCCATCCTTTGTCCAAATAATGATCTTTGAAGAATAGGTAGTCAGTATTCAAATCACTTTTGTAAATAGGAAAGGAAATATGCATGAGCAAGATACTGTTTTTTTTACCTCCCTTTGTTTTGTCTTTGTGTTGGGGGTGTGCGGTAGGGCCCTTGGTAAGCCATGAAACGGCTCGGACGGTAGGTCACTCTCATCATGAATTAATAGGTGGATACGGACAGGCGGGCTACGTTCTGAAGTGGAATTATGGATTGACGGATCGCTTGGATTGGGGACTTCAATGGGAATCGTTGAGCATTGGTATTCGCGGTAAATATGCTGTCATCAATGGCAAAAATGATGGGCTTTCACTGGCTTTGGCTTTGGGCACCGGAACTTCTTTGGGTGGAAGTCACGTCTATGGGGACATCATTGCGAGCTATCTCGCCGAGTCATGGGAGCCGTACACGACGATGAGAATTGTTCATGTAACCAACGATCCTCTGGAGCTGAGCGAAAAAGACACAGGAAAAATTTTGTTTACGGTGAGCAAAAGCGAATATATTTACGGACAATTTATTTTAGGAACCAGATATTGGTTTAACCCGCATTGGCTATTATCGTTGGAGGGAAGTTCTCTTTTTTCTCTCTCATCAGGTTTTGAAATCGAAAGAAATTTGATCTTAGGAGCTGGCTTGGGGTATCGATTTTAATACTTAAGTGAGGAATTTATTGGTGAGTGATTGAATCATTCTCCAAGCAAGTCAGGTTTCTAAGGCTGAGCCCGCCGGGTCCATCTTTCAGAACACTCAAGTCACCAGTAATCGATTGATCACTTCTGGAAATGCGAAGCCTAAAAGTTTGAGATGAGTCTTGATACAAGTTTTTATCGGCAGACTCCGTGACCTCATAAGCCGAATTAAGCTTTGCTGAGTTATCATCGTCGTCATGATTCACAATCAATGCCAATAGACGAGAGCCATTCTCGGCGGTGATACCCACTTCAACCCACTGGTCACCCTCGTCCTGCCAGCACGAGATGAGCGTTTTCTTGGTTGTTTCCTTTCTAGTTGCCTGGGCCGAGAAAATAACAGAGAAAGCCAGAAGACTCAAAAAAATGTGCACGCCAAAACCCCCCAAAATGATGTGTTGACTTGGTCAATTTGAACAAGCTTGTCAAAAAGACTAGCAAGAAAGTATCGAATGACAAAGCTCATCGAGCCAAAATCTTGTATTTGACGTTTTTACACGACTTGAAATCAAGTCACCATTTCAAATTTTTACTGTTCTCAGTGTCCCTTGTGACCACTATTTGCCGCCTCATGTTTTAGAGGCAATTGATATGAGACTTCCTGACCTTTTTGCCCATCTCGTTGGCTTAAGAGAAGAAGAGCGCCCTTTTTTGTAACATCTAAATTTTTCGGAAAGGAACAAATAAAATAAAGCTCTTCACTTGGCTCACATGTTGCTTTGACTTTCTTCTTTTCGAAGTGATTGAGTTCCAGAAGGGAATTCTTAACCAAGGGATTCTTCCAATCAATATCCAAAAGGAAAACCTTAAACTGACCGTCTCCAATTGGGAGAATTTCAGAATGAAAGGCTCCCGGCATACGAATAAACCCGCCGTGAGGTCCAGGCTGACTTTCGCCATGTCCCCACGAGCTACGAGCGCTAATAGCCATCAAGGCAAAAACAATTAATTTCATTCTTCTATCCTTCCAAGATTTCGCCCCGACGGCCGTGCTGGAGCTTAATTCTTGGAGCTTGTGTTTTGGTTGGCCCATCCCGCTTCATATTGTGGCCAATCCTTTTCAACGACCTTCGTCTCTGGCAGTAGCCTGGCTCCTCTTGAAAGGATAAACCAAAGAAGGGGTAATAGCCCACCAAAAACAAATACCATACCACCAAAAGATCGGCAATACGTCAGTGTTTTGAAAACTGTTCCTTGCACGAGTTCGGCAGAGCGAGCGTACCAAAGTCCCTTTTCCAATACAGCGATCAGTTGATAGACTCCAACAGGGAACAGATCGAGGAACATCATCATGGCGACCCCAATATTCAATGACCAAAAGGAAACTCGAATGAGCTTTCCATTCCATTGGGTCTTCGGAAAAAGATGTTGGCAACAAAAAAGCATTCCACATAGGGCTATATTTCCCTTCACGCCAAACATGGCGCCATGTGCATGGTTATTTGTAAGATACGTCGCGTGCTCAAAATAGTTGACGATTGGAAGATTGATCAGTGAACCAAAAACGCCAGCCGCAAAAATATTCCAGAAATTTACGGCGAGGATAAAAAGCCAAATCTCGTTCATGACGATGGATTGTTTGCCGCCGAGCTGGAGATGATCCGCTTGTTTGCCCTTTTGTCGCATTCCCCAGGCATCGAGAGTGAGAAGAAGCAAAGGGAGAACTTGCAAAGTTGAGAAAACGCTACCGAGCGCAATAATTCCTGTCGGCTTTGCAATCCAGTAGAAATTGTGGGCGACCCCAATTGTTGCTGTAAATAAAAACATCATGACTGCGAGAAAGATGGCTCTTTCAGCCATCACTCTATCAATAAAGCCCATTTGCACCAGAAGGTAGGCAACAATAACTGTCGTAAATACTTCAAATGTCACCTCCACCCACATGTGAACGACCATCCAACGCCAATAATCTGCCACTGCAAAATTTGTCTCCGGAAGAACCATGAGTCCAAAGAAAAGAAAAAACACCATGACACCGCTGCCATAAAGCAACCAAGCGGGAACGGACCAGAGGTTTTTCTTTGTCAACCATGGCTTCACCGCTCTATAAATAATGAAAATCCAGAGAGCAAACGCCAAAAGAAGTATTATTTGGAACAAGCGACCGAGCTCCATGAACTCCCATCCTTGGCTGCCAACCCAATATGCTAAGTCTCCTGAAATAATTCCCGTCTGACCCAAGTAGATACCCACGAGAGCCCCAAATCCGACCAAAACACACATGCAAAAAAGAAGGTTGATAAGCAGCCTTTGACCGCGAGGTACCCGAGCCAGCCGAGGAAGGAAAAAGATAGTGTAGCCTACCCAGCACATGAAGAACCAG
Proteins encoded:
- a CDS encoding aldo/keto reductase, with the translated sequence MDHKAYKLDLIYGKHLIFLFFLFSSCLPFTSQAKMEYVNLENPTGPQLRISRLIMGTDHLGKIPHEQAVAVLNEAVAQGINMFDTAPIYVNSIEDQLGQWLKAQNRDDLYVITKGGFPFDIGPGSYESRLKGNRDQIVSNVKEEIEGSSQRLNGRISIYLMHRDDLDFSNYNKINRQFTPARNILEALSHPDIKEKFMMLGLSNWLPERIEEARHAALENPQLVMPVVSSPYFSILEMSSVTIHSGGVQVYHREMMNPEFQKGIKMMTYSPLGGFSIFSKTWKEAKSHALNLKNQGDRYWGHVYDSLFHDSNEARFRRVIEFTDGFNLAHKSNYTPDQVANAYVLAHQRADFLIIGPRTLDQLKRTVSALEFSKLLTQDDLDFLYDNSKTPEFQK
- a CDS encoding cbb3-type cytochrome c oxidase subunit I, with the protein product MASNQSNIAQILLNKKYWMIHFLFVTIISVAGLIYLGGATYSAAPPLADFVSAQNETIISEQEIHRGQQVFLRRGLMNYGTFWGDGSERGPDFTADSLHQKFLAMREFYEKQASSEMLSQNDKDSIGLRVKRELRTNGWNEGSRKILINEAQIYAYQSVKSHYSKVFGDPSYKNHIRLGHVLTSNDIANLSAFVFWGAWVAVTNRPGENYSYTHNWPYDPEVGNVATTDTYLWSVISILVLFFGIMLVLYVYGQIKVIFPDPFADSTKGKCLTTDDLERNIVYPTQRSTYKFFALAMILFGFQILAGIICATDFVRPFGIYLGDLIPFSVSRSYHTLFQIFWFFMCWVGYTIFFLPRLARVPRGQRLLINLLFCMCVLVGFGALVGIYLGQTGIISGDLAYWVGSQGWEFMELGRLFQIILLLAFALWIFIIYRAVKPWLTKKNLWSVPAWLLYGSGVMVFFLFFGLMVLPETNFAVADYWRWMVVHMWVEVTFEVFTTVIVAYLLVQMGFIDRVMAERAIFLAVMMFLFTATIGVAHNFYWIAKPTGIIALGSVFSTLQVLPLLLLTLDAWGMRQKGKQADHLQLGGKQSIVMNEIWLFILAVNFWNIFAAGVFGSLINLPIVNYFEHATYLTNNHAHGAMFGVKGNIALCGMLFCCQHLFPKTQWNGKLIRVSFWSLNIGVAMMMFLDLFPVGVYQLIAVLEKGLWYARSAELVQGTVFKTLTYCRSFGGMVFVFGGLLPLLWFILSRGARLLPETKVVEKDWPQYEAGWANQNTSSKN